Proteins encoded together in one Rhizobium leguminosarum bv. trifolii WSM1325 window:
- a CDS encoding conserved hypothetical protein (KEGG: rec:RHECIAT_PA0000068 hypothetical protein) codes for MSTNDQNVKPEQRRPKDVGAVPEKPEPADAESMAPPVVQPAGVRDKSERPVVNPITGVAS; via the coding sequence ATGTCGACGAATGATCAAAACGTAAAGCCCGAGCAGCGGCGACCCAAGGATGTCGGGGCCGTTCCCGAGAAACCGGAGCCGGCCGACGCGGAATCGATGGCGCCGCCGGTGGTGCAGCCGGCTGGGGTCAGGGACAAAAGCGAACGACCCGTGGTCAATCCGATCACTGGTGTCGCCTCCTGA
- a CDS encoding putative hydrolase protein (KEGG: ret:RHE_PE00063 putative hydrolase protein), whose amino-acid sequence MLDRFLLLGSEDARFTILLAHGAGAPMDSASMTSAANALAGVGFRVARFEFAYMAARRTSEGRKPPPRAETLNPEYEGAIAELGASGPLIIGGKSMGGRVASMVADDLHRRGKIAGLLCLGYPFHPPGQPGKLRTGHLRRLTTPALICQGTRDEFGTRDEVPGYDLSDRIEILWLEDGDHDLKPRKTISGFSTADHLATMAKAVKAWAERLPV is encoded by the coding sequence ATGCTTGACAGGTTTTTGCTGCTGGGGTCCGAGGATGCGCGCTTCACGATCCTTCTCGCGCATGGCGCCGGCGCGCCGATGGATTCGGCATCGATGACATCGGCGGCAAATGCGCTCGCCGGCGTCGGCTTCCGTGTCGCCCGTTTCGAATTCGCCTACATGGCGGCCCGCCGTACCTCGGAAGGTCGTAAACCACCGCCGCGCGCCGAAACACTCAATCCCGAATACGAGGGGGCGATTGCCGAGCTCGGCGCTAGCGGCCCGCTGATCATCGGCGGCAAGTCGATGGGTGGCCGGGTCGCCAGCATGGTGGCCGACGATCTCCATCGTCGAGGAAAGATCGCCGGCCTGCTCTGCCTCGGCTATCCCTTCCATCCGCCCGGCCAGCCTGGGAAGCTGCGCACCGGCCATCTCAGGAGACTGACGACGCCGGCGCTGATCTGCCAGGGAACCCGCGACGAATTCGGTACGCGGGATGAAGTGCCGGGCTACGATCTGTCCGATAGGATCGAGATCCTCTGGCTCGAGGATGGCGACCACGATCTCAAGCCGCGCAAGACGATCTCCGGCTTCTCCACTGCCGACCACCTCGCCACGATGGCGAAGGCGGTGAAGGCATGGGCCGAGCGTCTCCCAGTCTAG